The Petrocella atlantisensis genome has a window encoding:
- a CDS encoding isoprenyl transferase — MIKVSKLFYIEVAMADMTTTDQLKIPKHVAIIMDGNGRWAKKQGKNRTYGHKSGSDNLKVIARAASDMGIKYLTVYAFSTENWKRPSTEVSFLMGLLRQYLKDSIKNAKKDNMRVVVIGRRSDLDPDIREAIESLEVASKNHTGLTLQIAINYGGRDEIIRAIKAYEIEKEKHPDIELDEKLFGDFLDTKDIPDPELMIRTSGEVRSSNFLIWQLAYSEFFFVKKHWPEFTSDDLMEAIKAYNKVSRRFGGLKDES, encoded by the coding sequence ATGATTAAAGTGTCAAAACTATTTTATATTGAGGTGGCTATGGCCGATATGACAACAACAGATCAATTAAAAATACCAAAACATGTCGCTATTATCATGGACGGTAATGGAAGATGGGCAAAAAAACAAGGTAAGAATAGAACCTATGGGCATAAAAGCGGGAGTGATAACCTGAAAGTCATTGCACGTGCTGCTAGTGATATGGGTATCAAGTACCTTACAGTGTATGCATTTTCAACTGAAAATTGGAAGCGACCTTCTACGGAAGTTTCTTTCTTGATGGGGTTATTGCGCCAGTATTTAAAAGATAGCATTAAAAACGCCAAAAAAGACAATATGCGGGTGGTTGTAATCGGAAGAAGATCGGATTTGGATCCTGACATCAGGGAAGCCATTGAAAGCTTAGAGGTTGCATCAAAAAACCATACAGGCTTAACCTTGCAGATTGCCATTAATTATGGCGGCCGAGATGAGATTATTAGAGCGATTAAAGCTTATGAAATAGAAAAAGAAAAGCATCCAGATATTGAATTGGATGAAAAACTATTTGGAGACTTTTTAGATACCAAGGATATTCCGGATCCGGAACTTATGATAAGGACCAGTGGCGAAGTCAGATCCAGCAACTTCTTGATTTGGCAATTGGCTTATAGTGAATTTTTCTTTGTGAAAAAGCATTGGCCGGAATTCACCAGTGATGACCTAATGGAGGCGATAAAAGCCTACAACAAAGTAAGCAGAAGATTTGGAGGCCTTAAAGATGAAAGCTAG
- the ispG gene encoding flavodoxin-dependent (E)-4-hydroxy-3-methylbut-2-enyl-diphosphate synthase: MNRIQTRTIQIGDVIIGGGNKIAIQSMTNTKTENIEATVNQILELEQAGCDIIRVAVPTMEAALAIKTIKQQIHIPLVADIHFDYRLALASIDNGADKIRINPGNIGSIERLGKVVDACKAKNVPIRVGVNSGSLEKEILAKYGHPTAEALVESALNQCRAIEDLGYDQLVVSIKSSDVIKSIEAYRLITREIDYPLHLGITESGTAWAGTIKSAVGLGAMLAEGFGDTIRVSLTDKPIEEIKVGKQILKALGYENQGIEIISCPTCGRTDIDLIAIANEVEKRCADLDLNIKVAVMGCIVNGPGEAREADIGLAGGKGVGIIFKKGVIIKKVKEEELVEALMTEIMTTNKVINP; this comes from the coding sequence ATGAATAGAATACAAACCAGAACCATCCAAATAGGTGATGTTATAATTGGTGGCGGCAATAAGATTGCCATTCAATCCATGACCAATACCAAAACAGAAAACATAGAAGCCACCGTTAATCAGATCCTTGAACTGGAGCAAGCCGGATGCGACATCATTCGTGTAGCTGTCCCTACCATGGAAGCTGCTCTAGCGATCAAGACAATAAAGCAACAGATACATATACCCTTGGTCGCTGACATTCATTTTGATTATAGACTGGCATTGGCATCTATCGATAACGGTGCTGACAAGATAAGAATCAACCCAGGTAATATTGGTTCCATCGAACGACTAGGAAAAGTAGTAGATGCCTGCAAAGCAAAAAATGTACCCATACGTGTGGGCGTTAATAGTGGTTCCTTGGAGAAAGAGATTCTAGCCAAATATGGGCATCCTACAGCGGAAGCTTTAGTAGAGAGCGCCCTCAATCAGTGTAGAGCCATTGAAGACTTAGGCTATGATCAACTGGTTGTATCCATCAAATCCTCTGACGTGATTAAGTCCATAGAAGCCTATAGACTTATTACAAGAGAAATTGATTACCCCCTCCATCTTGGCATTACAGAATCCGGGACGGCATGGGCAGGCACCATTAAGTCGGCTGTTGGACTAGGCGCCATGTTGGCAGAAGGCTTTGGCGATACCATACGCGTGTCCTTAACAGATAAGCCCATAGAAGAAATCAAAGTAGGAAAACAAATACTTAAGGCACTTGGATATGAGAATCAGGGCATCGAGATTATATCCTGTCCGACGTGTGGTCGAACAGACATTGATCTAATTGCTATTGCCAATGAAGTGGAGAAAAGATGTGCAGATTTGGACCTCAATATTAAAGTCGCAGTGATGGGCTGTATCGTTAATGGACCGGGTGAAGCCAGAGAAGCAGATATCGGTCTAGCCGGGGGCAAAGGTGTTGGCATAATCTTTAAAAAAGGTGTCATCATCAAAAAAGTAAAAGAAGAAGAATTGGTAGAAGCCTTGATGACAGAAATAATGACCACGAATAAGGTGATAAATCCGTGA
- a CDS encoding iron-containing alcohol dehydrogenase translates to MLNFEFENRTKIIFGKKVEEQVGALVSANAKKVLLHYGGGSIKKSGLYDRVINSLQEAGVEYVELGGVVANPRVSLVREGIKLCREEQVDFILAVGGGSVIDSAKGIAAGFYYQGDVWELYMREGTFDECLPIGVVLTIPAAGSESSGGSVVTNEDGLWKRDIGSLKLRPVFALLNPELTYTLPNYQTACGISDMLAHVMERYFTRVIKVDLTDRLAEAIMKSVIKQAHIINQSPDDYDARAEIMWAGTLAHNDLVGTGRQGDWASHGIEHELSGIYDIAHGAGLSIVFPAWMKHVYKSDIPRFAQFANRVFDIEINTMNLEETAIKGIEAMESFYGLIGMPTRLSQVNIDETRFNEMANKATNDGTTTMGSFVPLTKADIMAIFELAK, encoded by the coding sequence ATGTTAAATTTTGAATTTGAGAATAGAACAAAGATTATATTTGGTAAAAAAGTAGAAGAACAAGTGGGTGCATTGGTAAGTGCCAATGCCAAGAAAGTATTACTGCATTATGGTGGTGGTAGCATCAAAAAAAGTGGTCTGTATGACCGTGTGATTAACAGCTTACAAGAAGCTGGTGTAGAATATGTTGAACTCGGTGGTGTTGTAGCCAACCCTAGGGTAAGCTTAGTCCGAGAAGGTATAAAGTTGTGCCGTGAGGAACAAGTCGACTTCATCTTGGCCGTTGGTGGCGGTAGTGTTATAGACTCTGCAAAAGGAATAGCAGCCGGATTCTATTACCAAGGCGATGTTTGGGAATTATACATGAGAGAAGGTACATTCGATGAATGTCTACCAATTGGTGTTGTCTTAACAATTCCTGCAGCGGGCAGTGAATCCAGTGGTGGATCGGTGGTTACCAATGAAGATGGATTATGGAAAAGAGACATCGGAAGCTTGAAACTAAGACCCGTCTTTGCCCTTCTTAATCCGGAGTTGACCTATACATTGCCAAATTATCAAACAGCATGTGGTATATCTGACATGTTGGCGCATGTAATGGAGCGGTATTTTACCAGAGTCATCAAAGTAGACCTAACGGATCGATTAGCCGAAGCAATCATGAAAAGTGTCATCAAGCAAGCCCATATAATAAACCAATCTCCAGACGATTATGATGCCAGAGCAGAGATTATGTGGGCCGGTACATTAGCCCACAATGATTTGGTTGGAACAGGACGACAAGGCGATTGGGCATCCCATGGTATAGAACATGAACTCAGTGGTATTTATGATATTGCCCATGGAGCCGGCCTTAGCATTGTATTCCCGGCATGGATGAAACATGTCTACAAGTCGGATATACCTCGATTTGCCCAATTTGCTAACCGAGTTTTTGACATTGAAATTAATACCATGAACTTAGAAGAAACAGCTATAAAAGGTATTGAGGCTATGGAAAGTTTTTATGGTCTTATAGGTATGCCTACAAGATTATCACAAGTGAATATTGATGAAACACGCTTTAATGAAATGGCCAACAAAGCCACCAATGATGGTACAACCACCATGGGTTCTTTTGTACCGTTAACCAAAGCGGATATCATGGCAATATTTGAACTTGCAAAATAG
- a CDS encoding M50 family metallopeptidase → MSILISVLIFGLIVLIHELGHFLFARKAGILVEEFAIGMGPKIVGKKVGDTLYSIRAIPFGGFCRMLGEDQEVENDPRAYSSKSPWARFQVIFAGPLFNFILAFLFSIVYISLIGGTTSTITEVVEGYPAYESGIQPGDRIVGYNGRTVLTSKEVKIYLNSEKPTQMELTVKRGSEKISYVMEPNVGEDGIYRIGVNFALIDIKNPIEILKNAAIEIIFWIRIVIFSLGLLVTGGISGNDIAGPVGIVGEISSGYQESIQYGIKSVIATVSFYIVLLSANLGVMNLLPIPALDGGRIVFIAIEALRGKPIDPNKEGFIHFVGYVLLMILMVLILFNDIVKAAFS, encoded by the coding sequence ATGAGCATTTTAATATCCGTATTGATATTCGGATTAATTGTATTGATACATGAATTAGGACATTTTTTATTTGCTAGAAAAGCAGGTATATTGGTAGAAGAATTTGCCATCGGTATGGGTCCCAAGATCGTAGGGAAAAAAGTAGGCGATACCTTGTATTCTATAAGAGCCATACCTTTTGGTGGTTTTTGCAGAATGCTGGGTGAAGATCAAGAAGTAGAAAATGACCCCAGAGCATATTCGAGTAAGTCGCCTTGGGCCAGATTTCAAGTCATTTTTGCCGGTCCCTTGTTTAATTTTATACTGGCATTTTTATTTTCAATCGTTTATATCAGTCTGATTGGTGGTACAACCTCTACCATCACTGAAGTTGTTGAAGGTTATCCGGCATATGAGTCCGGCATACAACCAGGTGACCGAATTGTCGGTTATAACGGTAGAACAGTCTTAACCTCCAAGGAAGTTAAAATCTATCTTAATTCAGAAAAACCAACTCAAATGGAGTTGACCGTTAAGCGTGGTAGTGAGAAAATAAGCTATGTGATGGAACCGAATGTAGGCGAAGACGGTATTTATCGTATTGGGGTTAATTTTGCCCTAATAGACATCAAGAATCCAATAGAAATACTAAAAAATGCAGCTATAGAAATCATTTTCTGGATAAGGATTGTCATCTTTTCACTGGGTCTATTGGTGACGGGTGGCATATCAGGGAATGATATTGCAGGTCCTGTAGGCATCGTTGGTGAGATCAGTAGCGGTTATCAAGAGAGTATTCAGTATGGTATAAAATCAGTTATAGCCACCGTATCTTTTTATATTGTACTCTTGAGCGCGAACTTAGGTGTAATGAACTTACTCCCTATTCCAGCGCTTGATGGCGGCCGTATCGTTTTCATAGCGATTGAAGCCCTAAGAGGCAAACCCATAGATCCTAACAAAGAAGGTTTCATTCATTTTGTCGGCTATGTGTTGCTCATGATTTTGATGGTGCTCATTTTATTTAATGACATTGTCAAGGCCGCTTTTTCGTAG
- a CDS encoding PolC-type DNA polymerase III — protein MSKKLDEVFRGIPLTGQLNRVFDDAIVENVYFNKEQNKLYIQMLLKQVIHPQIIQLLRDKIMEFLDEEGLFVRIEERYAGNHGLDIKELYTYYQPSLMYLIKEESPFVAAKLGLLEPQWEAEQLTYALEEFDYDYMKQYTIDEFIQLTFKMKFDVDLKVAFIKKEKHHSVFEEFVENRKREEKKLIKDMMISGNNASQSAVKEVKAPEMPKGKGKPLPENLVIGRKGISGIITKIKDLNGDYDSIIIEGYVLSQEIRITKTGKVLLIMDITDFTDSITCKAFLKKEEFDNRIAAMLSKNMFVRLEGRVAFDTFSNELGIMISTMEKIEDFRLKKMDNSETKRVELHVHTQMSDMDGMTSAKALIKRAKEWGHKAMAITDHGVVQAFPEAFHAIDASDDFKILYGVEAYLVDDLKDIIRHPRGQNLNSEYVVFDIETTGFYAGKDKITEIGAVKIKEGKIVERYGTFINPQRSIPIKVQQLTGIDITMVKDAPTIQEELKNFLAFCGDSILVAHNADFDLGFIECFAKELGIEVKNTTLDTLELARIFLPDLHNHKLQTIAKHYNVPLINAHRAVDDAEATAHILLKMFEHMNQINIHTIEGILTYANQSSRDVKRLRAAHAIILVKNLVGLRNLYELISKSHLDYFFRQPKIPKSVFNELREGLIIGTACEAGELYKAVLEDKPKEEIDRLCDFYDYFEIQPLANNEFLIRNEAVDDWDALREINKKIVNLGEEHQKMVVATCDVHFIDPEDEVYRRILMAGKGFGDANQQAPLYFRTTEEMLEEFAYLGRDKAYEVVVTNTNKIMESIEKIDPVPPDKYPPVIEGSDETLTNICHEKAMSIYGKELPPQVKERLDRELNSIITNGFAVMYIIAQKLVWKSMEDGYLVGSRGSVGSSFAATMAGITEVNPLPAHYICPNCHYTDFESDVIKAHSGNSGCDLPDAHCPNCDTLLIKEGHDIPFETFLGFYGDKEPDIDLNFSGEYQAIAHQYTEELFGVGHVFRAGTIGTLAEKTAFGFVKKYFDEHHQSARTAEINRLVQGCTGVRRTTGQHPGGIIVVPKDQSIYKFTPVQHPANDQSTSIITTHFDYHSIDHNLLKLDILGHDDPTMIRMMEDLTGIDATTIPLDEPKVMSLFLGLDALGITADQIGGTNLGCLGVPEFGTEFVIQMLQDTKPKSFSDLCRISGLSHGENVWLNNAQELIRDKKANIKEIISTRDDIMTYLIHMGVDKGLSFKIMESVRKGKGLVPEMETAMKEANVPEWYIWSCKQIRYMFPKAHAVAYVMMAYRIAYYKVYHKEAYYATYFSIRATDFDYGTMCHGKHHLEQHMQLLKAKESRAKSRELDPDEGGIQKFTKKEKDTIKDMKIVQEMYARGIEFLPLDLYTVDAKKFQIIDGKIMPALSALQGLGEKAAENIVLEREKGPFISIEDLRVRTKISKTVIEIMKDNGILDGMQESNQLSLF, from the coding sequence GTGAGTAAAAAATTAGATGAAGTATTTCGAGGTATCCCATTAACCGGTCAGTTGAACCGGGTTTTTGATGATGCCATTGTAGAGAATGTATATTTCAATAAAGAACAGAACAAACTCTATATACAGATGTTGCTAAAGCAGGTCATTCATCCTCAGATTATCCAGTTATTAAGAGATAAAATCATGGAATTCTTAGATGAAGAGGGCCTATTTGTGCGTATTGAGGAACGTTACGCAGGCAACCATGGCTTAGACATAAAAGAGCTGTATACTTATTATCAACCCAGTCTCATGTACCTTATTAAAGAGGAAAGCCCATTTGTAGCAGCCAAGTTAGGTCTATTAGAACCACAGTGGGAAGCCGAACAACTGACCTACGCTTTGGAAGAATTTGATTATGATTATATGAAACAATATACCATCGATGAATTCATTCAATTGACCTTTAAGATGAAATTCGATGTAGATCTCAAAGTTGCTTTTATAAAAAAAGAAAAACACCATAGCGTTTTTGAAGAGTTTGTAGAGAACCGAAAAAGAGAAGAGAAGAAACTCATCAAAGACATGATGATATCCGGTAACAACGCATCTCAATCAGCTGTAAAAGAAGTCAAAGCACCTGAAATGCCAAAAGGAAAAGGCAAGCCCCTACCCGAGAACCTAGTCATCGGGCGTAAAGGCATCAGTGGCATCATCACCAAGATCAAAGACTTAAACGGTGACTATGATAGCATTATTATAGAAGGTTATGTCTTAAGTCAGGAGATCCGAATCACAAAAACAGGTAAAGTCTTGCTGATTATGGACATTACGGACTTTACGGATTCCATCACCTGTAAGGCCTTTTTGAAAAAAGAAGAATTTGACAATCGCATTGCCGCAATGCTGTCTAAGAATATGTTTGTACGACTAGAAGGCCGTGTCGCCTTTGATACATTTTCTAACGAACTGGGTATTATGATTAGCACCATGGAAAAAATTGAAGACTTCAGGCTTAAGAAGATGGACAATTCAGAAACGAAAAGGGTCGAGTTACATGTGCATACGCAGATGAGTGATATGGACGGGATGACCAGTGCCAAAGCCCTTATAAAAAGAGCCAAAGAATGGGGCCACAAAGCTATGGCCATTACGGACCATGGCGTAGTTCAAGCGTTTCCCGAAGCTTTTCATGCCATTGATGCATCCGATGACTTTAAGATTCTTTATGGTGTTGAAGCTTATTTGGTGGACGATCTAAAAGACATCATAAGACACCCGAGAGGGCAGAATCTAAACAGTGAATATGTGGTCTTTGATATTGAGACAACGGGCTTTTATGCCGGCAAGGACAAGATTACTGAGATTGGTGCCGTTAAGATCAAAGAAGGCAAGATTGTAGAACGTTATGGCACCTTTATCAATCCACAGCGGAGCATACCCATAAAAGTACAACAACTCACCGGCATCGATATAACCATGGTCAAAGATGCCCCAACCATCCAGGAGGAACTGAAGAACTTTCTGGCATTTTGTGGAGACAGTATTTTGGTGGCGCATAACGCCGATTTTGACTTAGGTTTCATCGAGTGTTTTGCTAAAGAACTAGGCATTGAAGTAAAAAACACGACCCTTGATACTTTAGAGCTGGCCCGGATATTTTTACCGGATTTGCACAACCATAAGCTTCAAACCATAGCAAAACACTATAATGTACCCCTTATTAACGCCCACCGTGCTGTGGACGATGCAGAGGCAACCGCTCATATACTGCTTAAGATGTTTGAACATATGAATCAGATCAACATCCATACCATTGAAGGCATCTTAACCTATGCCAATCAATCTAGCAGAGATGTAAAAAGACTTCGAGCGGCCCATGCCATCATACTGGTTAAGAACCTTGTGGGTTTAAGGAACCTTTATGAATTGATATCAAAATCCCATCTGGATTATTTTTTCAGACAACCTAAGATACCCAAAAGTGTTTTTAACGAATTAAGAGAAGGACTAATAATCGGTACGGCCTGCGAAGCCGGAGAACTTTACAAAGCGGTACTAGAAGATAAGCCCAAAGAAGAAATAGATCGACTATGTGATTTTTACGATTATTTTGAGATTCAACCCTTAGCCAATAATGAATTTCTAATCCGAAACGAAGCCGTCGATGATTGGGATGCCCTAAGAGAGATTAATAAAAAGATTGTCAACCTTGGAGAAGAACATCAGAAAATGGTGGTCGCAACCTGTGATGTCCATTTTATCGATCCTGAAGATGAGGTCTACAGGCGTATTCTAATGGCGGGTAAAGGCTTTGGAGATGCAAATCAGCAAGCGCCTCTTTATTTTAGAACAACAGAAGAGATGCTAGAAGAGTTTGCCTATCTAGGTCGTGACAAAGCCTATGAAGTGGTAGTAACCAATACCAATAAAATCATGGAAAGTATTGAAAAGATAGATCCAGTACCACCGGACAAGTACCCGCCGGTTATAGAAGGTTCTGATGAGACGTTGACCAACATATGTCACGAAAAGGCCATGTCCATTTATGGAAAAGAATTACCACCCCAAGTTAAAGAAAGACTAGACAGAGAGCTCAACTCCATCATTACCAATGGGTTTGCGGTGATGTATATCATCGCCCAAAAACTGGTATGGAAATCAATGGAAGACGGCTACCTCGTTGGTTCAAGAGGTTCGGTAGGATCCTCTTTTGCAGCCACCATGGCTGGCATTACAGAGGTTAATCCACTACCGGCTCATTATATATGCCCAAATTGCCATTATACCGATTTTGAGTCTGATGTCATCAAGGCGCATTCCGGAAACTCTGGTTGTGACTTGCCGGATGCCCATTGTCCCAATTGTGACACTCTGCTCATCAAAGAAGGTCACGATATACCTTTTGAGACTTTTTTAGGTTTCTATGGTGATAAAGAACCGGATATTGACTTGAATTTTTCCGGTGAATATCAAGCCATAGCCCATCAATATACAGAGGAACTTTTCGGTGTCGGTCATGTATTTAGGGCAGGCACCATAGGAACACTGGCTGAAAAAACTGCTTTTGGTTTTGTGAAGAAATACTTTGATGAGCATCATCAAAGTGCCAGAACCGCAGAAATCAATCGACTGGTACAAGGTTGTACAGGTGTTAGAAGAACCACAGGACAACATCCGGGTGGTATTATTGTTGTGCCAAAAGATCAGTCCATATATAAATTCACGCCGGTTCAGCACCCGGCCAACGATCAAAGCACTTCCATCATCACGACCCACTTTGATTATCATTCCATTGACCATAATTTATTGAAGCTGGATATACTTGGACATGATGATCCAACCATGATTCGTATGATGGAGGATTTGACAGGGATTGATGCAACGACGATACCCCTTGATGAACCAAAAGTCATGTCCCTATTTTTAGGATTGGACGCTCTAGGCATAACAGCGGACCAGATCGGCGGAACCAATCTAGGGTGTCTTGGGGTACCTGAGTTTGGAACAGAATTCGTGATCCAGATGCTACAAGATACGAAGCCAAAAAGCTTTTCGGATTTGTGCAGAATATCCGGTCTTTCCCATGGTGAGAATGTATGGCTTAACAATGCCCAAGAATTAATCAGAGACAAAAAAGCCAACATCAAAGAAATCATATCCACACGTGACGACATCATGACCTATCTTATTCATATGGGTGTTGATAAGGGCCTCTCCTTCAAAATTATGGAAAGTGTTAGAAAGGGAAAAGGCTTGGTACCTGAAATGGAAACCGCTATGAAAGAGGCAAATGTACCTGAATGGTACATCTGGTCCTGTAAACAAATCCGCTACATGTTTCCGAAGGCGCATGCCGTGGCTTATGTTATGATGGCTTACCGTATTGCTTATTACAAGGTCTATCATAAGGAAGCTTATTATGCGACGTATTTTAGCATCAGAGCGACAGATTTTGATTATGGTACCATGTGCCATGGTAAGCATCATCTAGAACAACATATGCAACTTCTAAAAGCCAAAGAATCACGGGCGAAAAGCCGAGAGCTGGACCCGGATGAAGGTGGTATACAGAAGTTCACCAAAAAAGAAAAAGATACGATTAAGGACATGAAAATCGTTCAGGAAATGTATGCCAGAGGCATAGAGTTTCTACCATTAGATCTATACACAGTGGATGCTAAGAAGTTTCAGATCATTGATGGGAAGATTATGCCGGCCCTCAGTGCCCTACAAGGTCTAGGAGAGAAGGCAGCAGAAAACATCGTCCTAGAGCGGGAGAAAGGTCCCTTTATATCCATAGAAGACCTAAGGGTTCGAACCAAGATCAGTAAGACCGTCATTGAGATTATGAAAGACAATGGTATCTTAGATGGTATGCAAGAATCCAATCAACTAAGTCTGTTTTAA
- a CDS encoding phosphatidate cytidylyltransferase, which translates to MKARIITSVILLPLIIFLLWYGKLPLIIVLCGATIIGLHEFFNAVKLENQGLRGMAFLLVVLTYGFFWMGDYTYLNLSVLIFIAFSLGVYVFKYPKITLEQLGFLAFGMIYILYLLLHIALVRETTPDGIWSVWLIFIIAFGSDSAAYFVGVNFGKHKMVPKLSPKKTIEGAVGGVLGAGILCTAFGVAMQQYGFVDTWVTLPMYFIIGIFGSVASQIGDLVGSAMKRQTQIKDFGTIIPGHGGILDRLDSILFTAPYVYIIVTMLY; encoded by the coding sequence ATGAAAGCTAGAATCATAACATCGGTTATATTATTGCCGTTAATCATTTTTTTATTATGGTATGGTAAACTACCTTTAATCATCGTTTTATGTGGTGCGACCATCATCGGCCTCCATGAATTTTTTAACGCTGTGAAGCTAGAAAATCAAGGCCTTCGGGGTATGGCATTTTTATTGGTTGTGTTGACCTATGGCTTCTTCTGGATGGGTGACTATACTTATTTAAATCTATCTGTATTGATATTTATTGCTTTTTCTCTAGGTGTATATGTTTTTAAGTACCCAAAGATTACGTTGGAACAATTAGGCTTCCTAGCCTTTGGTATGATATACATCCTCTATCTGTTGCTACATATTGCTTTAGTAAGAGAGACGACGCCGGATGGTATATGGTCCGTCTGGCTAATATTCATCATAGCCTTTGGAAGTGATAGTGCTGCCTACTTTGTAGGGGTGAATTTCGGAAAGCATAAGATGGTACCAAAATTAAGTCCCAAAAAAACCATAGAAGGCGCCGTCGGTGGTGTTCTAGGTGCAGGTATTTTATGTACAGCCTTTGGTGTGGCGATGCAACAATATGGATTTGTAGACACATGGGTGACATTACCCATGTATTTTATAATCGGTATTTTCGGTTCGGTAGCATCTCAGATTGGTGACTTAGTCGGATCAGCTATGAAGCGCCAGACACAGATCAAAGATTTCGGAACAATCATACCAGGACACGGTGGTATTTTGGACCGACTGGACAGCATACTTTTCACTGCACCATATGTCTATATCATTGTAACTATGCTATACTAA
- a CDS encoding ferritin family protein, which produces MKPSFSNLEVIKFAVGMEDMGIVFYEKYAKKSDGEIRTLFLRLADDERRHKAFFQNLLDETTKEAGAFDYMFDESVTSFFEAFAQSAGFSREIKDIETNREAILEGITTETLTIDYYKELLTYSKEKTKETLEIIIKEEEGHLALLNGLLK; this is translated from the coding sequence ATGAAACCATCATTTTCAAATCTAGAAGTCATTAAATTTGCAGTTGGCATGGAAGATATGGGTATTGTATTTTATGAAAAATATGCTAAAAAGTCCGATGGTGAGATTAGAACATTATTCTTAAGATTGGCTGACGATGAACGACGTCACAAAGCATTTTTTCAAAATCTATTAGATGAAACGACAAAAGAAGCAGGCGCTTTTGACTATATGTTTGATGAATCCGTAACCAGCTTTTTTGAGGCATTTGCTCAAAGTGCAGGATTCTCAAGAGAAATCAAAGACATAGAAACCAATAGAGAAGCCATCTTAGAAGGTATAACCACAGAAACCTTAACCATCGATTATTATAAAGAATTACTCACCTATTCAAAAGAAAAAACCAAAGAAACACTAGAGATTATCATCAAAGAAGAAGAAGGACATTTAGCGCTGCTTAATGGACTACTAAAATAA
- a CDS encoding 1-deoxy-D-xylulose-5-phosphate reductoisomerase yields MRKITILGSTGSIGKQTLEVIREQKNIEVVALTANQNIDLLEQQILEFNPKCVVVMDEKKAQQLQKKIGHKTEVLWGMDGLITVATLSEINLVVTAVVGMIGLRPTIAAIKSGKDIALANKETLVTAGAIIMDLVKKHKVQLLPVDSEHSAIFQCLDGAQASTVASIILTASGGPFRGYSKERLEEVTLEQALKHPNWSMGAKITIDSSTLVNKGLEVIEAKWLFDLRSEQIQVVVHPQSIVHSMVEFIDGSIIAQMGLPDMKLPIQYALAYPDRVSNSYPRLKLSEIGILTFEEPDLQVFKGLGLAYDALKEGGSMPIVYNAANESAVDMFLKREIQYNDIVKIIENAMLKHDVAQCTDETDVIEIESWTRNIVRNR; encoded by the coding sequence ATGCGTAAAATAACAATACTAGGCTCAACAGGATCGATAGGAAAACAGACCCTAGAAGTCATCAGAGAGCAAAAAAACATTGAGGTTGTCGCATTGACAGCCAATCAGAATATAGATTTACTCGAACAACAGATTCTAGAATTTAACCCCAAATGTGTTGTGGTCATGGATGAAAAAAAAGCCCAACAACTACAGAAGAAAATAGGTCATAAGACAGAGGTCTTGTGGGGTATGGACGGATTGATAACGGTAGCAACACTTAGCGAGATCAACCTAGTTGTAACAGCTGTTGTAGGCATGATAGGACTTAGACCGACCATTGCAGCCATCAAATCAGGTAAAGATATTGCCTTGGCTAACAAAGAGACACTGGTCACAGCCGGTGCTATTATTATGGACTTAGTCAAGAAGCATAAGGTGCAATTGTTACCTGTAGACAGTGAACACTCAGCCATCTTTCAGTGCCTAGATGGTGCACAGGCATCAACGGTTGCATCTATTATTCTAACTGCTTCAGGTGGACCCTTTCGGGGCTATTCCAAGGAGCGTTTAGAAGAAGTCACTTTAGAGCAAGCACTCAAACATCCCAATTGGTCCATGGGTGCCAAGATTACCATAGACTCATCTACCCTAGTGAACAAAGGACTTGAAGTGATAGAAGCCAAATGGTTGTTTGATTTAAGAAGCGAACAGATACAAGTGGTTGTTCACCCTCAAAGTATTGTACATTCCATGGTAGAATTCATTGATGGGTCCATCATCGCTCAAATGGGATTACCGGACATGAAGTTGCCCATACAATATGCCTTGGCATATCCGGATCGGGTAAGCAATTCATACCCGAGATTGAAATTGAGTGAAATAGGGATCTTAACCTTTGAAGAACCGGATTTACAGGTCTTTAAGGGATTGGGGTTGGCATATGATGCTTTAAAAGAAGGCGGTTCAATGCCTATCGTCTATAATGCTGCCAATGAATCAGCAGTAGACATGTTTTTAAAACGAGAAATACAATATAATGATATTGTCAAAATAATAGAAAACGCCATGTTAAAGCATGATGTGGCACAATGTACGGATGAAACCGACGTAATAGAAATAGAGAGCTGGACAAGGAATATTGTCAGAAATAGGTGA